A genomic stretch from Petrimonas mucosa includes:
- a CDS encoding PorV/PorQ family protein — protein MKKRLISCLTLLIAVATLSFSQSVSFINTPSDARTAAMGNAGYLVSSPFSVQYNSASIMTESILQSGIGVSILSWQPQEIDATLFNVAGYHKINKIGLLAGIRSNKMGNIAKSDENGNIIGSFAPSELALELGLGYGITQTLSLGISLRHLSSRMDESIKSSAVASDFSLVYHHDKFLLGLGASNLGSKIDYGNKKYSLPARIKSGIAYNSTFNDNHNLLTVADLFYQITPDYSGLASGLGLEYNYREIIALRSGYHFESKTVGSSYITVGMGAKFSGFSLDLAYMTAAEDNPIRQTFLFSLKWVK, from the coding sequence ATGAAAAAAAGATTAATTTCCTGTCTCACTTTGCTGATAGCAGTTGCAACTCTCTCCTTCAGTCAAAGTGTTTCATTTATAAATACGCCATCTGATGCCCGCACTGCAGCAATGGGTAATGCAGGTTATCTTGTATCCTCTCCGTTCTCCGTACAATACAACAGTGCTTCGATTATGACCGAAAGCATTCTCCAGAGCGGGATTGGTGTCTCCATATTATCATGGCAGCCCCAGGAAATAGATGCTACACTCTTTAATGTGGCAGGCTATCATAAAATCAACAAGATCGGACTATTGGCCGGGATTCGCTCAAATAAGATGGGGAATATTGCAAAATCAGACGAAAATGGGAATATTATCGGTTCTTTTGCCCCGTCTGAATTAGCTCTGGAGTTAGGGCTAGGTTATGGCATCACCCAGACGCTTTCCCTTGGCATCTCCCTTCGTCATCTTTCTTCCCGGATGGATGAGAGTATAAAATCTTCAGCAGTGGCTTCAGATTTCTCTTTGGTTTATCATCATGATAAATTTTTATTGGGATTGGGAGCATCCAATCTGGGTTCAAAAATTGATTACGGTAATAAGAAATACTCGTTGCCTGCACGCATTAAATCGGGTATTGCCTATAATTCCACATTCAATGACAACCACAATCTACTTACCGTTGCAGATCTATTTTACCAGATAACTCCCGATTATAGCGGTCTGGCGAGTGGTCTGGGACTTGAATACAACTACAGGGAAATTATTGCGCTTAGATCAGGCTATCATTTTGAAAGCAAAACTGTTGGAAGCTCGTATATAACTGTAGGCATGGGGGCAAAATTCTCTGGATTTTCATTAGACCTGGCTTACATGACCGCAGCGGAGGACAATCCAATAAGGCAAACTTTTCTTTTCTCGCTTAAGTGGGTTAAGTAA
- a CDS encoding helix-turn-helix domain-containing protein translates to MTDKYVFSDVSTCTFKFSDGKRAVVKSEPRKEIVLVKFIPHTSKKDSFQEAVIANYPDAKNVSELAKKCNYDCLKTFTRHFKKHFNQTPYQWMLDRKMEEVQHLVLESDLSISDIAKICGFNNLTHLVNAYSSKFGIPPFRNRMQENKSAI, encoded by the coding sequence ATGACAGATAAATATGTATTTTCAGATGTAAGCACCTGCACTTTCAAATTCTCTGACGGGAAAAGGGCTGTTGTAAAGTCTGAACCAAGGAAAGAGATTGTACTGGTAAAATTCATTCCTCACACATCGAAAAAGGACTCTTTTCAGGAGGCCGTGATTGCAAATTACCCCGATGCGAAGAATGTCAGTGAATTGGCAAAAAAATGCAACTACGATTGCCTTAAGACGTTTACACGTCACTTTAAGAAACATTTCAACCAAACACCTTATCAATGGATGCTAGATAGGAAGATGGAAGAGGTACAACACCTGGTACTGGAGTCTGACCTCTCAATCTCCGACATTGCCAAGATCTGCGGGTTCAACAATCTCACTCACCTGGTGAATGCCTATTCCAGCAAATTTGGGATTCCGCCATTCAGAAACAGAATGCAAGAGAATAAAAGTGCAATTTGA
- the glgP gene encoding alpha-glucan family phosphorylase: MIIKASYSNSPVWRDVHVHSILPEELRPLEEIAHNLWWVWNEEAKDIFELLDYEEYEKCGKNPVALLQNLRTEKTEEIMNNPDLMARIGRVYQTYKEYISVPFDTERPSIAYFSMEYGLAHALKIYSGGLGILAGDYLKEASDSRVDMTAVGLLYRHGYFTQTLSVDGQQIANYEPQNFGSLPISQVLDENQKPIILEVPFHDRIIYSYVWKVSVGRIALYLMDTDLEHNSEFDRSITFQLYGGDWENRMKQEYLLGIGGVLLLKRLGIKKDVYHLNEGHAALISAQRLHDYVQEESLPFNVALEIVRASTLYTVHTPVPAGHDYFEESLIRKYMEPLVGRIGIPWYQFMDMGRDNPGSNEKFSMSVFALNTAQESNGVSKLHGKVSQEMFQPVWKGYFPQELHVGYVTNGVHLPTWTTSSVKRIYEKHLGEEFYRNQSDPKIWKRIYDISDEEIWGLRMHLKEKLIDYIKSEFVDGWLKNQAAPSRIITMLDEIRPGSLIIGFSRRFATYKRAHLLFSDLDRLSRILNNPERPVTIIFAGKAHPADGGGQALIKHIVEISRRPEFLGKIIFLENYDMRLAKRLVSGVDIWLNTPTRLQEASGTSGEKAIMNGVLNLSVLDGWWYEGYVEGAGWALTEKQTYENQAFQDELDASTLYAMLESEIIPLYYAHNSNGYSPQWVKYVKKSIAEIAPHYTTKRMMDDYFDRFYLKLAERSRRLAENNYAKAKEIVAWKEDTAAKWDRIEVLKLEFQPVQELDINNGNKRVYGEVIIDKKDIVADLGLECVVVDYDSNANKVTFIEKYEFDLVKTEGSRLFFQTREALNYPGTHQYALRVYPKNRDLPHRMDFAYVKWIS, encoded by the coding sequence ATGATCATCAAAGCGAGTTATTCAAACAGTCCGGTATGGCGGGATGTACATGTACATTCAATTTTGCCGGAAGAACTAAGACCGTTGGAAGAGATCGCCCATAACCTCTGGTGGGTATGGAACGAGGAGGCCAAGGATATTTTCGAGCTTCTGGATTATGAAGAGTATGAAAAGTGTGGAAAGAATCCGGTGGCACTGCTTCAGAACTTACGGACTGAAAAGACGGAAGAGATCATGAATAATCCCGATCTGATGGCAAGAATCGGTAGGGTATATCAAACATACAAGGAGTATATCTCCGTGCCTTTTGACACTGAACGTCCCAGTATCGCCTATTTCAGCATGGAGTACGGATTGGCGCATGCATTGAAGATCTATTCTGGTGGGCTCGGCATCCTGGCTGGTGATTACCTGAAGGAGGCAAGCGACAGCCGGGTAGATATGACGGCCGTAGGGTTACTGTACCGCCACGGATATTTCACCCAGACCCTCTCGGTTGACGGTCAGCAGATCGCCAACTACGAACCGCAAAACTTCGGCTCGTTACCGATATCCCAGGTATTGGATGAAAACCAGAAACCGATTATTCTGGAAGTGCCATTTCATGACCGGATAATCTATTCATATGTCTGGAAGGTATCGGTTGGACGTATTGCGTTGTATCTGATGGATACAGATCTGGAGCATAACAGTGAGTTTGACCGTTCCATCACCTTCCAGCTTTATGGAGGCGATTGGGAAAATCGGATGAAACAGGAATATCTGCTTGGAATAGGTGGCGTTTTGCTCCTGAAGAGGTTGGGTATCAAGAAAGATGTCTACCATCTGAATGAGGGTCACGCTGCCCTTATCAGTGCTCAACGCCTACACGACTACGTGCAGGAGGAGAGTTTGCCGTTTAACGTGGCCCTGGAGATTGTTCGCGCATCCACCCTCTATACGGTACACACCCCAGTGCCTGCCGGACACGACTATTTTGAAGAGTCGCTTATCCGGAAATATATGGAGCCCCTGGTAGGCAGAATAGGTATTCCATGGTATCAGTTTATGGATATGGGTAGAGACAATCCCGGCAGCAACGAGAAGTTCTCGATGAGTGTTTTTGCATTGAATACGGCACAGGAGTCCAACGGGGTAAGCAAGCTCCACGGTAAAGTATCTCAGGAGATGTTCCAGCCGGTGTGGAAAGGTTATTTCCCGCAGGAACTTCATGTTGGATATGTTACCAACGGAGTTCACCTGCCAACCTGGACAACTTCGTCGGTTAAGCGGATTTATGAGAAACATCTGGGAGAGGAGTTCTACCGGAATCAATCAGATCCCAAGATATGGAAACGGATTTATGATATCAGCGATGAGGAGATATGGGGATTGCGGATGCACCTGAAAGAGAAGCTTATCGACTATATCAAGAGCGAATTTGTGGATGGATGGCTGAAGAATCAGGCCGCACCTTCCCGGATCATTACGATGCTCGACGAGATCAGGCCAGGGTCCCTGATTATCGGGTTCTCGCGCCGTTTCGCCACCTATAAACGTGCCCATCTGCTCTTTTCCGATCTGGACCGCTTGTCGAGGATTCTCAACAATCCCGAACGTCCGGTAACAATAATTTTTGCAGGAAAGGCACATCCTGCAGATGGGGGAGGACAGGCGCTCATCAAGCATATCGTTGAGATATCTCGTCGCCCCGAATTTCTGGGAAAGATTATCTTTCTTGAGAATTACGACATGCGTCTGGCCAAGCGATTGGTGTCGGGAGTGGATATCTGGCTGAACACGCCAACCCGCCTGCAGGAGGCATCGGGTACTTCGGGCGAGAAAGCCATTATGAACGGTGTGTTGAACCTTTCGGTATTGGATGGCTGGTGGTATGAAGGATATGTAGAAGGAGCCGGCTGGGCGCTTACCGAGAAACAGACCTACGAAAATCAGGCGTTCCAGGACGAGTTGGATGCCTCTACCCTTTATGCCATGCTGGAGTCGGAAATCATCCCGCTTTACTATGCGCATAACAGCAACGGCTACTCACCGCAGTGGGTGAAGTATGTGAAAAAATCGATTGCCGAGATAGCTCCACATTACACTACAAAACGGATGATGGACGACTATTTCGACAGGTTCTACCTCAAACTGGCTGAACGTTCCAGGAGGCTAGCAGAGAACAACTACGCCAAGGCGAAAGAGATTGTCGCCTGGAAAGAGGATACCGCAGCCAAGTGGGACAGGATAGAGGTCCTGAAACTTGAGTTTCAGCCTGTGCAGGAGCTTGACATCAACAACGGGAATAAGCGGGTCTATGGAGAGGTGATTATCGACAAGAAGGATATTGTTGCCGACCTGGGTCTAGAGTGTGTGGTGGTCGATTATGATTCCAATGCCAACAAGGTCACCTTTATTGAAAAATATGAGTTCGACCTGGTCAAGACGGAGGGTTCACGGCTTTTCTTCCAGACACGGGAGGCACTGAATTACCCCGGAACCCATCAATATGCGTTGAGGGTCTATCCGAAAAACAGAGATTTGCCTCATCGTATGGATTTCGCCTATGTCAAGTGGATCAGTTAA
- a CDS encoding IS4 family transposase, protein MGKDKSKNLVGQPLFKQIVKMLPKDEFDLLVSKCGSDRYYKTFFSWEQLIVMLFGIFSRCDSMGEVCDGMRALGGKLNYLGMDVAPAKSTAGDALRDRDEELFRLYYFALISYFRPLLSVSRKKDVSFDEFYAFDSTTMTLFSQVMQGVGRNPKGEGKKKGGMKVHMLTDVHTETAVFAKISEAKMHDKKFLAHLNPGRGSMLVFDKAYNYYLQFAEWTLQGVNFVCRLKDNAKVQVQEVLFERTLSKEEFGVYKVEHIHLDYKQDKQVKTVCLRLVHYKDEQKRKYKFITNNWSITPQEVALIYKYRWTIELSFKKLKQNFQLHFFYSDTENGIKTQVWCTLIAHLLLQVIQVVNESKKAFSTIAALIRIHLISHLELAWVVTEGRKAYTKRGKRRNKSPTAIQMSLF, encoded by the coding sequence ATGGGCAAAGATAAGTCAAAAAATTTAGTCGGTCAGCCACTGTTCAAACAAATTGTGAAAATGTTGCCAAAAGATGAATTTGATCTCTTGGTGTCGAAGTGCGGGAGCGACCGTTACTATAAAACATTTTTTTCTTGGGAACAGCTTATAGTGATGCTCTTCGGCATCTTTTCACGTTGCGATTCCATGGGGGAAGTCTGTGACGGGATGCGGGCATTGGGTGGGAAGCTGAATTACCTTGGTATGGACGTGGCTCCTGCAAAGAGCACGGCGGGCGACGCTTTGCGTGATCGTGATGAAGAACTTTTCAGGCTATATTATTTTGCCCTGATATCCTATTTTCGTCCGCTTTTATCGGTCAGCCGAAAAAAAGACGTCAGTTTCGATGAGTTTTACGCTTTCGATTCCACCACGATGACCCTTTTTTCACAAGTGATGCAAGGGGTGGGACGCAACCCCAAGGGTGAAGGCAAGAAAAAAGGAGGCATGAAAGTACACATGCTGACCGACGTGCACACGGAGACGGCCGTTTTTGCCAAGATCAGCGAGGCAAAAATGCATGACAAGAAGTTCCTGGCACATTTAAATCCCGGAAGGGGTAGCATGTTGGTCTTTGACAAGGCATATAATTACTACCTGCAATTTGCTGAATGGACACTACAGGGCGTGAATTTTGTTTGTCGCTTGAAGGATAATGCCAAAGTGCAGGTGCAGGAGGTTTTGTTTGAAAGGACGCTCTCCAAAGAAGAGTTCGGCGTTTACAAGGTCGAACACATCCATTTGGATTACAAACAAGATAAGCAGGTAAAAACGGTTTGTTTGCGATTGGTTCATTATAAAGATGAGCAGAAACGAAAATATAAGTTCATAACCAACAATTGGTCGATAACGCCCCAAGAGGTTGCTTTGATTTACAAGTATCGCTGGACTATCGAGCTATCGTTCAAAAAATTGAAACAGAACTTTCAACTGCATTTTTTCTATTCGGATACGGAGAATGGTATAAAAACGCAGGTTTGGTGCACGTTGATCGCACATTTGTTGCTTCAAGTCATCCAGGTGGTGAATGAAAGCAAGAAAGCGTTCTCAACTATTGCAGCTTTGATAAGGATACACCTGATAAGTCATTTGGAGTTGGCTTGGGTGGTGACCGAAGGCAGAAAGGCATACACTAAACGGGGAAAAAGACGGAACAAAAGTCCCACGGCCATACAAATGTCGTTGTTTTAA
- a CDS encoding glycosyltransferase family protein, whose amino-acid sequence MQIDAKHTPDYIFEASWEVCNKVGGIYTVLSTKANSLQKLYKEKVFFIGPDLFQSPGNPWFLEEKELYADWRNFARIHQGLEIRVGRWNVPGNPIVFLIRFNSFFERKNSIYTEMWLDFEVDSIQAYGDYDESSMFAYASGVVIESFYRYHHLEASHVIAHFNEWQLGMGALYIRKNVPKIATVFTTHATGIGRSIAGNGLPLYNQLKNYNGDQMARQLNMVAKHSIEKRTAQYVDCFTTVSDITAQESAQLLERHPDVITPNGFEKDFVPRGLEYRRARKAAREKLVSVAERFLGHTVHSDALLVGISGRYEYKNKGIDVFIDALDRLRKMPQLSKDVVAFIMIPAWIKAPVVDPSSVRNLHDGVCVTHQLHEAGNDKIVGYLKYLGFGNRETDRVKVIYVPSYLNGSDGIFNTDYYNLLIGLDVSVFPSYYEPWGYTPHESVAFSIPTITTTLAGFGVWAKKNGNVENGLSDGVQVIRRDDSNHMEVAEEIAVSLYDFTLKSIDQVNLLKKRAAELSDRADWSHFIIHYQEAYSKALQNSFIRLSRPAR is encoded by the coding sequence ATGCAAATTGATGCAAAGCATACACCCGACTACATCTTCGAGGCTAGTTGGGAAGTGTGCAACAAAGTTGGCGGTATCTACACCGTTTTATCGACAAAGGCAAATTCACTCCAAAAATTATATAAAGAAAAAGTTTTTTTTATCGGCCCCGATCTATTTCAGTCGCCGGGTAACCCCTGGTTTCTGGAAGAAAAGGAGCTTTATGCCGATTGGAGAAACTTTGCTCGGATACATCAGGGCCTCGAAATCAGGGTCGGACGATGGAATGTGCCCGGCAATCCCATCGTATTCCTGATAAGATTCAACAGTTTTTTCGAGAGGAAAAACAGCATCTATACGGAGATGTGGCTCGACTTTGAGGTAGACTCCATCCAGGCTTATGGCGATTATGATGAATCGTCGATGTTTGCCTATGCTTCAGGGGTGGTCATTGAGAGTTTCTACCGGTATCACCATCTTGAAGCAAGTCATGTCATTGCCCATTTCAATGAATGGCAACTGGGTATGGGGGCACTCTATATCAGGAAAAATGTCCCTAAGATTGCAACGGTTTTCACCACTCATGCAACGGGAATTGGACGCTCCATTGCTGGGAACGGACTGCCCCTTTACAACCAGCTGAAGAACTACAATGGCGATCAGATGGCCCGTCAGCTGAACATGGTGGCCAAGCATTCCATCGAGAAGAGAACGGCGCAATATGTGGATTGTTTCACTACGGTTAGCGATATTACGGCCCAGGAGTCTGCCCAGTTGCTTGAACGGCATCCCGATGTTATCACCCCGAATGGTTTCGAAAAAGATTTTGTACCCCGTGGGTTGGAGTATAGGCGAGCCCGAAAAGCGGCACGTGAAAAGTTAGTGAGTGTAGCGGAGAGGTTTCTGGGCCATACTGTTCATTCAGATGCGTTACTGGTGGGCATCAGCGGGAGGTATGAATATAAGAACAAGGGAATTGATGTTTTTATCGATGCCCTGGACAGGTTACGTAAAATGCCGCAATTGTCGAAGGATGTCGTGGCTTTTATTATGATTCCCGCCTGGATTAAAGCTCCAGTAGTGGATCCCTCATCCGTCCGGAACTTGCATGATGGGGTTTGTGTAACCCATCAGCTGCACGAGGCTGGGAACGACAAGATTGTGGGTTACCTGAAATACCTGGGATTCGGCAATAGAGAGACGGACCGGGTAAAGGTAATCTATGTCCCCTCCTATTTGAATGGATCCGACGGAATCTTCAATACCGATTACTATAATCTGCTTATCGGCCTCGATGTTTCGGTTTTCCCCTCCTATTACGAACCGTGGGGGTATACACCGCACGAGAGCGTTGCTTTTTCCATTCCAACCATCACGACCACCCTGGCGGGTTTTGGTGTCTGGGCAAAGAAGAACGGGAATGTAGAGAATGGATTGTCGGACGGTGTACAGGTCATCAGGCGTGACGATAGCAACCATATGGAAGTGGCAGAAGAGATTGCAGTCTCGCTTTACGATTTTACACTTAAAAGCATAGATCAGGTGAATCTGTTGAAAAAGAGAGCTGCTGAACTTTCAGACAGGGCAGACTGGTCGCATTTTATCATCCATTATCAGGAGGCATACAGCAAAGCATTGCAGAACTCTTTTATCCGGTTATCGAGACCAGCAAGATAA
- the mfd gene encoding transcription-repair coupling factor produces MMVSDISQLLRILEAHPNMAAANKLLKEVKTLSAKGLHGSSRALFAATVFNRQPRTALYILNDLETAGYFYHDVMQVLGTKDVLFFPSAYKRAAKYGQIDPANEILRTEVLSRLQNNASALFIVSYPDALAERTVSQETLQENTLSISVGEQVDSRFVSEVLESYGFTLVDYVYEPGQYATRGSILDVFSFSNELPYRIDFFGDEVETIRSFEVESQLSVEKFSEIRIVPEFGRSKHKNASLFDSLPSETVIGIEDIRWIESRVESICNDELHIDLSNEELVKADLLTKEEFLSSIEPFTHLRFDTKLTDTPDAVLQFQTTPQPLFQKNFDLISDSLKDFLLSGYTLYILSDSEKQHQRLRTIFQDRGDEIPFIPINKTLHEGFSDETLKICCFTDHQIFNRFHKYNLKSDKARSGKIALTLKELNQLQQGDYVVHLDHGIGKFAGLVRLRIGETVQEVIKLTYLNNDSVFVSIHSLHKISKYKGKEGESPQLNKLGSGAWERTKERTKTKIKDIARDLIKLYAQRQSEKGFAFSRDTYLQTELEASFMYEDTPDQLKATQEIKQDMESDHPMDRLVCGDVGFGKTEVAVRAAFKAATDGKQTAVLVPTTVLATQHYKTFSGRLSGFPVKVDYLSRARSPKEQKQILSDLKEGKIDIIIGTHRLVGKDVQFKDLGLLIIDEEQKFGVSTKEKLKQLKSNIDTLTMSATPIPRTLQFSLMGSRDFSTINTPPPNRYPVQTEVHTFDVEVMKEAINYEISRNGQVFIVNNRIQNIYEMEALLRREIKDIRIAVGHGQMDPKKLETIIADFLNHEYDVLLATTIIESGIDMPNVNTIIVINAQNFGLSDLHQLRGRVGRSNRKAFCYLMAPPLYTLSNDSRRRLQAIENFSELGSGIHIAMQDLDIRGAGNLLGAEQSGFIADLGYETYQKILAEAVQELRKEEFTELYRQQQELKAEREENFVDEVTVESDLELMFPVSYIPNDAERVAIYRELDNMETETQILDFTKRLEDRFGKIPAQGKELIRIVRLRRLAKSLGIEKIFLKSGQMTLFLISDVESPYYRSSVFDRLLNFIQTHPRDCLLREAGKKRSVTIRNVTTVEAAVALIESIH; encoded by the coding sequence ATGATGGTATCAGACATCTCCCAATTGCTCCGGATCCTTGAGGCTCACCCCAACATGGCGGCGGCAAACAAACTGCTGAAAGAGGTAAAAACACTTTCGGCAAAGGGTTTGCATGGCTCATCCCGTGCACTTTTCGCTGCCACCGTTTTCAACAGGCAACCACGAACTGCCCTATATATCCTCAACGATCTGGAAACAGCCGGATATTTCTATCACGATGTGATGCAGGTGCTGGGAACCAAGGATGTACTTTTCTTCCCGTCAGCCTACAAGCGTGCGGCAAAATATGGTCAGATCGACCCGGCAAACGAGATTCTTCGCACCGAGGTATTGAGCCGGCTGCAAAACAATGCTTCTGCGCTGTTCATTGTCTCCTATCCCGATGCGCTGGCTGAAAGAACGGTTTCGCAGGAGACACTGCAAGAAAACACCCTGAGCATATCGGTAGGTGAACAGGTAGACTCCCGGTTCGTATCGGAGGTGTTGGAGTCATACGGGTTCACTCTTGTTGATTACGTGTATGAACCTGGACAATATGCCACGCGGGGTAGTATCCTGGACGTATTTTCATTTTCGAACGAACTGCCTTACCGTATCGATTTCTTCGGAGATGAAGTGGAGACAATCCGCAGTTTTGAGGTGGAAAGTCAGCTCTCCGTGGAGAAATTTTCAGAAATCCGTATCGTTCCAGAGTTCGGCAGGAGTAAACACAAAAATGCATCGCTATTCGATTCGCTTCCATCGGAAACGGTTATTGGTATCGAAGATATCCGCTGGATTGAAAGTCGGGTTGAAAGTATCTGCAACGACGAGTTGCACATCGATCTCAGTAACGAAGAGCTGGTTAAGGCCGATCTGCTTACGAAAGAGGAGTTTCTCTCATCCATTGAACCATTCACACACCTGCGCTTCGACACAAAACTGACCGACACACCCGACGCCGTGCTGCAGTTTCAAACCACACCTCAACCCCTGTTTCAGAAGAACTTCGATCTTATCTCCGATTCGCTCAAGGATTTCCTGCTGAGTGGCTATACGCTATATATCCTCAGCGACAGCGAAAAACAGCATCAGCGACTCAGGACTATCTTTCAGGACAGGGGAGACGAGATCCCATTCATTCCCATAAATAAGACACTCCATGAGGGTTTTTCCGACGAGACACTGAAGATCTGCTGCTTTACCGATCACCAGATCTTCAACCGTTTCCACAAATATAACTTGAAGTCGGACAAAGCCCGCTCCGGAAAGATTGCCCTCACGCTGAAGGAGCTTAACCAGCTTCAACAAGGCGACTACGTGGTTCATCTCGACCACGGGATCGGCAAGTTTGCGGGACTGGTCCGGCTCCGGATCGGTGAAACGGTGCAGGAGGTCATCAAGCTGACCTATCTCAATAACGACTCGGTCTTCGTTTCGATCCACTCCCTCCACAAAATATCCAAATACAAGGGAAAAGAGGGAGAATCGCCACAACTGAACAAATTGGGTTCAGGTGCATGGGAACGGACAAAAGAGAGGACAAAAACCAAGATAAAGGACATTGCACGCGACCTGATCAAGCTTTATGCCCAGCGCCAGAGCGAAAAGGGTTTTGCATTTTCAAGAGACACCTATCTGCAGACCGAACTGGAGGCCTCTTTCATGTATGAAGACACACCCGATCAGCTCAAAGCCACGCAAGAGATCAAGCAGGATATGGAGAGCGATCACCCGATGGACAGGCTGGTATGTGGAGATGTGGGATTCGGGAAAACAGAGGTGGCCGTACGGGCCGCATTCAAAGCGGCCACCGACGGCAAGCAGACGGCCGTACTGGTTCCAACCACCGTGCTGGCTACCCAGCACTACAAGACATTCAGCGGTCGACTCTCCGGTTTTCCGGTCAAAGTGGACTACCTGAGCCGTGCCCGCTCGCCAAAAGAGCAGAAGCAGATCCTCTCCGATCTGAAGGAGGGTAAAATCGACATCATCATCGGCACCCACCGGCTGGTGGGAAAAGATGTCCAGTTCAAAGATCTGGGATTGCTGATTATCGATGAGGAACAGAAATTCGGCGTCTCCACGAAGGAGAAGCTGAAACAGCTCAAGAGTAATATCGACACCCTCACCATGTCCGCCACGCCGATACCGCGAACTTTACAGTTTTCACTGATGGGATCGCGCGATTTCTCCACCATCAATACTCCCCCACCCAACCGTTATCCGGTACAGACGGAGGTGCACACCTTCGACGTGGAGGTGATGAAGGAGGCGATCAACTACGAAATAAGCCGGAACGGACAGGTCTTCATCGTCAATAACCGGATTCAGAATATCTACGAGATGGAAGCACTCCTCAGGCGGGAGATCAAGGATATCCGTATTGCAGTGGGTCATGGGCAGATGGATCCCAAGAAGCTGGAGACCATCATTGCAGACTTCCTTAACCACGAATATGATGTCCTGCTGGCGACCACCATCATCGAATCGGGAATCGACATGCCCAACGTAAATACAATCATTGTCATCAACGCACAAAACTTCGGATTGAGCGACCTCCATCAACTCCGGGGTCGTGTAGGTCGAAGCAACCGTAAAGCGTTCTGTTACCTGATGGCACCACCGCTCTATACGCTCAGCAACGATTCCCGGCGTCGGTTGCAGGCAATCGAGAACTTCTCCGAACTGGGCAGCGGCATCCATATCGCAATGCAGGATCTCGACATCCGGGGTGCCGGCAACCTATTGGGAGCAGAGCAGAGCGGCTTTATCGCAGACCTCGGATATGAAACCTACCAGAAGATTCTGGCCGAGGCCGTTCAGGAGCTGCGGAAAGAGGAGTTCACCGAACTCTACCGTCAGCAACAGGAGTTGAAAGCTGAAAGGGAAGAAAACTTCGTGGACGAGGTCACCGTGGAGAGTGATCTGGAGCTGATGTTTCCGGTATCCTATATCCCCAACGATGCAGAGCGGGTTGCCATCTACCGTGAACTGGACAATATGGAAACGGAAACGCAGATACTGGATTTTACCAAACGGCTGGAAGACCGTTTTGGTAAAATCCCCGCACAAGGGAAGGAGCTTATCCGGATTGTGCGGCTGCGTCGTCTCGCCAAATCACTCGGGATTGAAAAAATCTTCCTGAAAAGTGGACAGATGACTCTTTTCCTGATCTCCGATGTAGAATCACCCTATTACCGCTCATCGGTCTTCGACAGACTGCTGAATTTCATCCAGACACATCCGCGTGACTGCCTGTTGCGGGAAGCGGGTAAAAAACGCTCGGTAACCATCCGGAATGTAACAACCGTAGAGGCGGCGGTTGCACTAATAGAGTCCATCCACTGA